Proteins co-encoded in one Sulfurimonas sp. HSL1-2 genomic window:
- a CDS encoding glycosyltransferase family 2 protein, translating into MGDENIRPVISVVCPCYNEEDVINIFLREITKVLGEIGETYELVFINDGSRDNTLGALVSAKQTFQNMRIINLSRNFGKEAALTAGLDQAKGDVIIPIDVDLQDPPEMIKEFMLHWRNGSDVVLARRIDRSSDSFAKRVSARLFYKFNNKISKVAIPENVGDYRLMTRKVLDALQQLPESERFMKGLFAWVGFKATVVDYKRDERKAGKTSFNGWKLWNFALEGITSFSTFPLKVWLYLGLIISLLAFFYGTVIILQTIILGVDMPGYASTMTTILFLGGIQLIGIGVLGEYIGRIYMESKRRPTYIIEDEY; encoded by the coding sequence ATGGGTGATGAAAACATACGTCCGGTCATCTCTGTAGTCTGCCCTTGTTATAACGAAGAAGATGTCATTAACATCTTCTTGCGCGAGATTACGAAAGTATTGGGTGAAATCGGCGAAACCTATGAGTTGGTTTTTATCAATGACGGGAGTCGAGATAACACATTGGGCGCATTGGTTTCTGCAAAGCAGACTTTTCAAAATATGCGAATCATTAACCTCTCAAGAAATTTTGGGAAAGAAGCTGCTTTGACGGCAGGGCTGGACCAGGCAAAAGGCGACGTCATCATACCGATTGACGTGGATTTGCAGGACCCACCTGAGATGATCAAGGAATTCATGCTTCATTGGAGAAACGGCAGCGATGTCGTTTTGGCCAGAAGGATTGACAGATCGTCAGATAGCTTTGCAAAAAGGGTGAGTGCGAGGCTGTTTTATAAATTCAACAATAAAATTTCCAAGGTTGCCATTCCGGAGAACGTCGGTGATTACAGACTTATGACGAGAAAAGTACTCGATGCATTGCAACAACTTCCGGAAAGCGAGCGCTTCATGAAAGGCCTTTTCGCCTGGGTGGGTTTTAAAGCCACAGTGGTCGACTACAAAAGAGATGAAAGAAAAGCAGGGAAAACAAGTTTCAATGGTTGGAAATTATGGAATTTCGCATTGGAAGGCATTACAAGTTTCAGTACATTTCCTTTGAAAGTCTGGTTGTATCTCGGCTTGATCATTTCGCTTCTTGCATTTTTCTATGGCACAGTGATTATTCTACAAACTATCATTTTAGGTGTTGATATGCCTGGTTATGCATCGACAATGACTACTATTCTCTTTTTGGGCGGAATCCAACTTATAGGTATTGGAGTCTTGGGGGAATACATAGGACGTATTTATATGGAGTCCAAAAGAAGACCAACATATATCATTGAGGATGAATATTGA
- a CDS encoding GtrA family protein has translation MKQIRDFLYVGITATLVDFSLYSLLVGFDVFKYVLATVVGYSAGFFVSFFLTRKYVFSTIKMEKMHHEFLVVAAITFVGLILNILIVYGLKKVALDDYSARAIAIGIVFFFNYFARKGFVYG, from the coding sequence ATGAAACAGATCAGAGATTTTTTGTATGTCGGGATTACGGCGACTTTGGTTGACTTTTCATTATACAGTCTGCTGGTGGGGTTCGATGTCTTCAAGTATGTCCTTGCAACGGTTGTAGGGTATTCGGCAGGATTTTTTGTCAGTTTCTTTTTGACACGCAAATATGTGTTTTCAACGATTAAAATGGAGAAGATGCATCATGAATTTTTGGTGGTCGCGGCTATTACGTTTGTGGGGCTAATTCTAAATATTTTGATCGTTTACGGATTGAAAAAAGTTGCATTGGACGATTATTCCGCCAGGGCAATCGCCATAGGTATTGTCTTTTTCTTTAATTATTTTGCCAGAAAAGGTTTTGTATATGGGTGA
- a CDS encoding glycosyltransferase family 39 protein, with protein MISLIGAQKTKSAVVLFFIVLIVLGNLIYKDYGMSTDEWRERVTATVTANYLAEKFAPSRVKEDVPALGTYKDRDYGVAFSLPAVILEYALGIKSDKDIFYLRHLLTFLMFVVGVFAVYQMSARRFESEWIGLLSALVLILSPRIFADAFYNGKDIVFMAAYALAVNTLIIYVLSPTIKNALIHAAVTAYAIDIRIMGIVVLAATIVIIAIRLFKKELVVRNILISLGLYLITASLLVVVMWPWLWTDPVGHFIEAFKNMSQFRWYGSELFFGTYIKATELPWYYVFIWVGITTPIIYLLFFIVGSGYTVFLAAVNHLKLWKNEHELQDYIFFAFFWAPVLAVIVLHSVLYNGWRQLYFIYPMFILLTTGGFILVWNRLGVLYKRILAVVLAGVLISVSGWMWKMHPMQNIYFNAFAGKDWTTKWPVDYWGLGNLAAVEYILANDKNPKVNIYVASHTNLFLFFLLKNYQDRDRINYVKSVEKANYILNNYYRNGRNDPKEVDEMSLKNFKVYYQVRDGDEVVLTVLQRKNQIKFENQ; from the coding sequence TTGATTTCATTGATTGGTGCGCAAAAAACAAAAAGTGCTGTTGTACTTTTTTTTATTGTATTGATTGTTCTGGGTAACCTGATATACAAAGATTACGGCATGTCGACTGATGAATGGAGAGAGCGGGTGACGGCGACCGTTACGGCCAATTATCTTGCAGAAAAGTTTGCGCCGTCCCGGGTCAAAGAAGATGTCCCTGCACTGGGAACTTATAAAGACAGGGATTACGGCGTAGCTTTTTCATTGCCGGCCGTCATTTTGGAATATGCCCTTGGCATCAAATCCGATAAAGACATATTTTATTTACGGCACCTTTTGACGTTTTTGATGTTTGTTGTCGGCGTGTTTGCAGTCTACCAAATGTCGGCCAGGCGCTTTGAAAGCGAGTGGATAGGGTTGCTTTCCGCCTTGGTGCTGATCTTGTCCCCGCGGATTTTCGCAGATGCATTTTACAACGGTAAAGATATCGTGTTCATGGCAGCATACGCGTTGGCCGTAAACACGTTGATCATCTATGTGCTTTCCCCGACAATCAAAAATGCGCTGATACATGCGGCGGTGACCGCCTATGCCATCGATATTCGAATAATGGGTATCGTCGTCTTGGCGGCAACTATCGTCATCATCGCAATCAGATTGTTCAAAAAAGAGTTGGTCGTTCGAAATATATTGATCAGTTTGGGCCTCTATCTCATTACAGCGTCTCTACTTGTTGTCGTTATGTGGCCATGGTTGTGGACAGACCCCGTCGGTCATTTCATTGAAGCATTCAAAAACATGTCCCAATTCAGATGGTACGGAAGCGAACTCTTTTTTGGCACATATATCAAAGCTACGGAGCTTCCCTGGTATTATGTTTTCATATGGGTCGGGATCACGACGCCTATTATCTATCTGCTCTTTTTTATTGTGGGGTCCGGCTATACGGTCTTCTTGGCTGCGGTCAATCATTTGAAACTATGGAAAAACGAGCACGAATTACAGGATTATATATTTTTTGCATTTTTCTGGGCGCCGGTTCTCGCCGTCATCGTTTTGCATTCGGTACTTTATAACGGGTGGAGACAACTCTATTTTATTTACCCCATGTTTATTCTGCTGACGACAGGCGGCTTCATTCTGGTATGGAACAGGCTGGGTGTCCTTTATAAACGTATTCTTGCCGTTGTACTCGCAGGGGTATTGATATCCGTTTCCGGTTGGATGTGGAAAATGCACCCGATGCAAAATATTTATTTCAATGCCTTTGCGGGCAAAGATTGGACAACGAAATGGCCTGTGGATTATTGGGGCCTCGGCAACCTCGCTGCAGTCGAATACATTCTGGCAAATGATAAAAACCCTAAAGTCAACATTTATGTCGCATCCCATACGAACCTTTTTCTGTTCTTCTTGCTAAAAAACTATCAGGATAGAGACAGAATAAATTATGTTAAGAGCGTCGAAAAGGCTAATTATATTTTGAATAACTATTACAGGAATGGAAGGAATGATCCCAAAGAAGTAGATGAAATGTCACTGAAAAACTTCAAAGTTTATTATCAGGTTAGAGATGGCGATGAGGTGGTCTTGACGGTTTTGCAAAGGAAAAATCAGATAAAGTTTGAAAATCAATGA
- a CDS encoding acyltransferase family protein, giving the protein MVTSEKRDLSKMNTLSRNIALDILKLVMAFIVIGLHTQFLHDFTKVGNFLTCNGVFRIAVPMFLLINGFYFYSFACEKKYIHWFKRVLFLYLFWMMVYSYFWWKPFEISLETLLAILEIFLVGYLHLWYLAALLGAALIMIIVKKFSAKTLVAAILITFLSGTAIQYAGNYHIFDMPLLDRVANTKWVYRNFLFFAFPFFSIGFFINKYDVHKKISFELSLIVTVIGFILVLGESYLNLLSPINDKDFDMLVSLLILCPILFILFMNFEFKGGSKQFALYASGVYFVHLIILFAYRKFMHLNSIELTLAVIATSLFISFFLIKINSKLKFIL; this is encoded by the coding sequence TTGGTTACTAGTGAAAAAAGGGATTTATCAAAGATGAATACTTTGAGTAGAAATATTGCTTTAGACATTTTAAAACTTGTGATGGCCTTCATAGTCATTGGACTACATACACAATTTTTGCATGATTTTACCAAGGTTGGAAATTTTTTAACATGTAATGGCGTTTTCAGAATAGCAGTTCCGATGTTTTTACTAATAAACGGGTTCTATTTCTATTCTTTTGCATGCGAAAAAAAATATATTCACTGGTTTAAAAGAGTTCTATTCCTTTACCTATTTTGGATGATGGTCTACTCGTATTTCTGGTGGAAGCCATTTGAAATATCTCTAGAGACATTGTTGGCCATACTTGAAATTTTTCTTGTTGGTTATTTGCACCTATGGTATCTTGCTGCATTACTAGGCGCTGCTCTGATAATGATTATAGTGAAAAAATTTTCGGCAAAAACACTTGTGGCAGCTATCCTAATCACTTTTTTGTCGGGAACGGCAATACAGTATGCAGGAAATTATCATATTTTCGACATGCCTTTGTTAGACAGAGTTGCTAATACAAAATGGGTTTATAGAAATTTTTTGTTTTTTGCCTTCCCTTTTTTTAGCATTGGATTTTTTATAAACAAATATGATGTACACAAAAAAATATCTTTTGAACTTTCTCTGATAGTAACTGTCATAGGCTTTATTTTAGTACTGGGCGAGTCTTATTTGAATTTATTATCTCCAATTAATGATAAGGATTTTGATATGCTTGTTTCACTACTGATTTTATGTCCCATATTATTTATTTTGTTTATGAATTTCGAGTTCAAAGGTGGGAGTAAACAATTTGCACTATATGCCTCTGGAGTTTATTTCGTTCATCTGATAATATTATTTGCATATAGAAAATTTATGCATCTAAACAGTATAGAGTTGACATTGGCAGTTATTGCGACATCACTTTTCATCTCTTTTTTCTTGATCAAAATTAACAGTAAACTAAAATTTATACTTTGA
- a CDS encoding HAD-IB family phosphatase yields MKIAIFDVCDTLYRVNTSFAFLDSYFSGNGRYRLFRKFSRSFPGKLINYPFYKWMKYDLVRVAATRFLAGEDIREIEMSSREFVFNHLVNKINPQTEALLHELREAGYRIVLMSGSYGFIVAHVADYFSADGFFASELASAEGRLTGEFRADQLFTKKMRMESVYPNIDELVVVSDNKTDYDLLSTADKAYVVCNKKKDRDFWEQRFPDSSKVRYLETYDE; encoded by the coding sequence GTGAAAATTGCAATATTTGACGTATGCGACACTTTATACCGCGTTAATACGTCATTCGCATTTCTCGACAGCTATTTTTCCGGAAACGGTCGATATCGTCTTTTCCGAAAATTCAGTAGATCGTTCCCGGGAAAACTGATCAACTACCCTTTTTACAAATGGATGAAATACGATTTGGTGAGAGTAGCGGCAACACGCTTCTTGGCCGGTGAAGACATACGGGAAATTGAGATGAGTTCCCGGGAGTTCGTATTTAACCATTTGGTGAATAAGATCAACCCGCAAACGGAAGCACTGCTGCATGAACTGCGAGAAGCGGGATACAGGATAGTTCTAATGTCCGGTTCTTACGGTTTTATCGTGGCACATGTCGCCGACTATTTTTCCGCCGACGGTTTTTTTGCCTCGGAGCTTGCGAGTGCTGAGGGGCGATTGACGGGTGAGTTCCGCGCTGACCAGCTGTTTACGAAAAAAATGCGTATGGAAAGCGTTTATCCCAATATCGATGAGCTTGTCGTGGTCAGTGACAATAAAACGGACTATGACTTGTTGAGTACGGCGGACAAAGCCTATGTCGTATGCAACAAAAAGAAAGACCGGGATTTTTGGGAGCAGCGTTTCCCCGATTCGTCGAAAGTACGCTATCTGGAAACTTACGATGAATAG
- the wecB gene encoding UDP-N-acetylglucosamine 2-epimerase (non-hydrolyzing) — translation MKNKIAIILGTRPEAIKLIPIYLELKRSENFEPVLISTGQHESMLQQIFDFFAVQPDFKLNVMEPNQTLSGLTSKLFREIGAHFSEHQYAYVMVQGDTTTAFVGAVSALYYKYKIVHVEAGLRTHDKWAPFPEESNRRMIGSIADIHFAATLPAVENLKNENITENVVLVGNSVIDSLLLAKQKIEQDIGHYERQFVSITEGQKTILVTGHRRESFGKGFEQICLALATIAEQNPDIQIIYPVHLNPNIQEVVYRLLDGYANIRLIEPLPYDELVYLMMKSWMVLTDSGGIQEEAPTLNVPLIVMRNTTERSEGITSGCSVLGGTDAEKILGAFNDIKNSEERYNRMAKADNPYGDGTTSKKIVGFLASIPLNAE, via the coding sequence GTGAAAAATAAGATTGCGATTATATTGGGAACAAGGCCGGAAGCGATCAAGCTCATTCCAATCTATCTCGAACTGAAAAGGAGTGAGAACTTCGAGCCTGTACTAATCTCCACCGGACAGCATGAATCTATGCTTCAGCAGATTTTTGACTTTTTTGCCGTGCAGCCGGACTTTAAACTCAATGTGATGGAGCCCAATCAAACGCTGTCCGGATTGACATCGAAACTGTTTCGGGAAATCGGCGCGCATTTCAGTGAGCATCAGTATGCTTATGTCATGGTTCAGGGAGATACAACGACCGCGTTTGTCGGGGCAGTTTCCGCACTGTACTACAAATATAAGATTGTTCATGTGGAGGCCGGACTGCGGACGCACGACAAATGGGCTCCTTTTCCGGAAGAGAGCAACCGCAGGATGATAGGCAGCATAGCAGACATCCATTTCGCCGCCACCTTGCCCGCCGTCGAAAACCTGAAAAACGAAAATATCACGGAAAATGTCGTGCTGGTCGGTAACAGTGTCATCGACAGCCTGCTGCTTGCCAAGCAGAAAATCGAGCAGGATATCGGACACTACGAACGGCAGTTCGTGTCGATTACGGAAGGACAAAAGACCATCCTGGTGACGGGGCACCGGCGAGAAAGTTTCGGAAAGGGGTTTGAGCAGATTTGCCTCGCGCTGGCTACGATCGCCGAGCAGAACCCAGATATACAGATCATCTACCCGGTGCATCTTAACCCGAATATACAGGAAGTGGTCTACCGTTTGCTGGATGGATACGCCAACATTCGCTTGATCGAACCCCTGCCTTACGACGAGCTTGTCTATCTCATGATGAAGTCGTGGATGGTCCTGACGGATTCCGGCGGTATCCAGGAAGAGGCACCGACGCTGAACGTGCCGCTGATTGTGATGAGAAACACGACGGAACGCAGCGAGGGTATTACCAGCGGCTGCAGCGTGCTGGGAGGAACGGATGCCGAAAAGATATTGGGAGCATTCAATGATATTAAAAACTCTGAAGAGCGCTACAATCGGATGGCAAAAGCGGATAACCCGTATGGGGACGGTACGACTTCCAAAAAGATCGTCGGTTTTCTTGCTTCGATACCGTTGAATGCAGAGTAG
- a CDS encoding glycosyltransferase: protein MPKKINLLFVSIAFPPKSDPECLQTAKYFKYLVRDQGFEIDVVTSTDDTVNMPADQSLVRYGKGYRQMIQAGFFENRYVSFLLRKIHPDILKYPDSKFRFYRQWKKVVKRLQNRPDVIYSRSYPLSSTLMAYYLQKHYKVPWVLHLSDPWTLNPLHDFGKAGRWNASMEKACFEDAACIAFSSSKTMELYRKKYPDFTEKFRLSPNVFDPEDKTPQTYKLKDKLTVVYTGGLVGERSPEKLFEAIANMERERPEVLRDFDFVFAGALDRKNRALFDREIMGVRHIGSLSFPDALKLQRQADMLLVIDSPFHNPEDAQFFPSKLLDYMLMQRRIIALTDRGSMSWEIIEGQLGNCFAHGDTEGLSTALIDAWHAWKRKDESYFMLDSPDDMYAADYNVERLGQIFREVAGEK, encoded by the coding sequence ATGCCGAAAAAGATCAATCTTCTGTTTGTGAGTATTGCTTTTCCGCCAAAAAGCGATCCGGAGTGTCTGCAAACGGCCAAGTACTTCAAATATCTTGTCAGGGATCAGGGCTTCGAAATAGATGTGGTAACATCGACGGACGACACGGTGAACATGCCGGCCGATCAGAGTCTTGTCCGATACGGCAAGGGATACCGGCAAATGATACAGGCTGGGTTTTTTGAAAACAGGTATGTCAGTTTTCTGCTTAGAAAAATTCATCCCGACATTCTGAAGTATCCCGATTCGAAATTTAGATTTTACAGACAGTGGAAGAAGGTAGTCAAACGGCTTCAAAACAGGCCAGATGTGATCTATTCCCGGTCATATCCCCTGTCGTCGACGCTGATGGCGTATTATCTGCAGAAGCATTACAAAGTACCCTGGGTATTGCATCTCAGCGACCCCTGGACGCTGAACCCGCTGCATGATTTCGGAAAAGCCGGGCGATGGAACGCGTCGATGGAAAAAGCCTGTTTCGAGGATGCCGCATGCATTGCTTTTTCGTCGTCGAAGACCATGGAACTGTATCGAAAAAAATATCCGGATTTCACGGAGAAATTCAGGCTTTCCCCGAATGTTTTCGACCCTGAGGATAAAACCCCGCAAACGTATAAGCTCAAGGATAAACTGACGGTGGTTTACACGGGCGGCCTGGTCGGCGAAAGAAGCCCCGAAAAGCTTTTTGAAGCGATCGCAAACATGGAGCGTGAACGGCCAGAAGTCCTCCGGGACTTCGATTTTGTATTTGCCGGCGCACTGGACCGTAAAAACCGGGCGTTGTTCGACCGGGAAATCATGGGGGTGAGGCATATCGGCAGTCTCTCGTTTCCTGATGCGCTCAAGCTTCAGCGGCAGGCCGACATGCTTCTCGTCATAGATTCGCCGTTTCACAATCCCGAAGATGCACAGTTCTTTCCTTCCAAGCTTCTCGACTATATGCTGATGCAGCGACGGATCATTGCACTGACCGATCGGGGCAGTATGTCATGGGAGATTATCGAGGGTCAATTAGGGAATTGTTTCGCTCATGGCGATACCGAAGGCCTCAGTACTGCCTTGATTGACGCATGGCATGCATGGAAAAGGAAGGACGAATCGTATTTTATGCTTGATTCACCGGATGATATGTATGCAGCCGACTACAATGTAGAACGTTTAGGCCAAATTTTCAGGGAGGTTGCAGGTGAAAAATAA
- a CDS encoding glycosyltransferase has product MSAILIISPEPWKGHFVSKHHYAVNLAARGYGVYFLNPPDASLSGVRIEKTNHANLWEVSGPMVAKGLRFYPAAVRRRLEARWLRALEKKAGRRFSAIWLFENSRFFDMKFAKNRLKIYHQVDLNQDFHVVDAASSADICLANTDAILRKILPYSDRTYKIHHGVSMPSALLPLSEEQKGRFFENGINAVYVGNLEIPYLDTKLLGELVKAFPAIRFHFIGKYSEDGSLYKQCKDSENIRWWGAVKSEMIPSILLYCDIQLLTYKVESDWEKEQMASPHKLMEYLSSGKVVVATYTDEYKDKPGLLEMVDRPGKYIEKFYDVVSNIDDYNSNTKQTVRRAFAQENTYPKQLDRIITILNKHNLKF; this is encoded by the coding sequence ATGTCCGCTATTTTGATTATATCCCCTGAACCGTGGAAAGGGCATTTCGTCAGTAAACATCATTACGCGGTTAACCTCGCTGCGAGAGGTTACGGGGTTTATTTCCTGAACCCACCCGATGCATCCCTGTCCGGGGTTAGAATCGAGAAGACAAATCATGCGAACCTGTGGGAAGTATCCGGACCGATGGTTGCGAAGGGACTGCGGTTTTACCCGGCCGCTGTGCGCCGCCGGCTGGAAGCACGATGGCTCAGAGCGCTTGAAAAAAAGGCGGGCAGAAGGTTTTCTGCGATCTGGCTATTTGAAAACTCCCGTTTTTTCGACATGAAATTTGCAAAAAATAGGCTAAAGATCTACCACCAGGTGGACCTGAACCAGGACTTCCATGTTGTTGATGCAGCATCGTCGGCAGATATTTGTCTTGCAAATACAGATGCGATCTTGCGTAAGATCCTGCCATACAGTGACAGGACATATAAAATCCATCATGGTGTTTCCATGCCTTCCGCACTACTTCCACTCTCGGAAGAACAAAAGGGTCGCTTTTTTGAGAATGGCATTAATGCCGTGTATGTAGGAAACCTTGAGATTCCATACCTTGATACGAAGCTTCTTGGCGAACTCGTAAAAGCATTCCCGGCAATCCGGTTCCATTTTATAGGCAAATATAGCGAAGACGGCAGCTTGTACAAGCAATGCAAGGATAGTGAAAACATAAGATGGTGGGGGGCAGTTAAGAGTGAAATGATTCCTTCGATCCTGTTGTATTGCGATATTCAGCTCTTGACGTACAAAGTCGAAAGTGATTGGGAGAAAGAGCAGATGGCAAGTCCACATAAGCTCATGGAGTATTTATCCAGCGGGAAAGTCGTCGTCGCGACCTATACGGACGAGTACAAAGACAAACCCGGACTGCTTGAAATGGTTGATAGACCGGGAAAGTATATTGAGAAATTTTATGATGTCGTTTCGAATATTGATGATTACAACAGCAATACAAAACAGACTGTACGCAGAGCTTTTGCACAGGAGAACACCTATCCTAAGCAGCTTGACCGTATAATCACAATTTTAAATAAACATAATTTGAAATTCTAA
- a CDS encoding glycosyltransferase: MMTKVILIPEFFPYGIATETFLESEVKYWAERKDVELIIMPMKVGDDSRQLPSSIKVDQSFANYLNKHGNHRISSKFYKILYAIRVLFTTMFWTEIFAQKIFDIAKIKDLMLSMRKYFVYKHFFGSLQKQYPEAIYYTYWHTEVTYALQRILKGSRNKLITRTHRFDLYEDTTLHNYMPLRRQFVRGLDHIFTITDSGIDYLSTTYGFDKKNITTSRLGVDDKQINANATGAGIFHIVSCSALRPVKRVDKIIDLLGKLSEQYPGVSFVWSHIGDGPLEKQIKEYAFTKLSRKENVQYNLLGMLSNEDVYSYYESHAVDVFINASESEGVPVSMMEAMSCHIPVVAPDVGGISDMIEDGYNGKLLSEKSEVDEYFIAFTDLSFFKDTAIRENAYKVFKDKYLASENYRQFILYLIHLCDDRIR; the protein is encoded by the coding sequence ATGATGACAAAAGTTATACTCATCCCTGAATTTTTCCCCTATGGTATTGCAACGGAAACATTTTTGGAGTCAGAAGTTAAGTATTGGGCTGAACGTAAAGATGTTGAACTAATAATTATGCCAATGAAAGTGGGAGATGACAGTCGGCAGCTTCCGAGTAGCATAAAAGTGGATCAGTCATTTGCCAATTATCTTAATAAACATGGCAATCATAGAATTAGTAGTAAGTTTTATAAAATCCTTTATGCAATAAGAGTTTTATTTACCACTATGTTTTGGACAGAAATATTTGCACAAAAGATTTTTGATATTGCCAAAATAAAAGATCTTATGCTTTCAATGAGAAAATACTTTGTGTATAAGCATTTTTTTGGATCGTTACAAAAACAATATCCTGAAGCAATTTATTATACCTATTGGCACACAGAAGTTACATATGCTTTACAAAGAATTCTGAAAGGCTCGAGGAACAAGTTAATCACAAGAACGCATAGATTTGATCTTTATGAAGATACTACATTACATAATTACATGCCTTTGAGGCGGCAGTTTGTTAGAGGACTGGACCATATATTTACTATCACGGATTCGGGGATAGATTATCTTTCAACTACCTATGGGTTTGACAAAAAAAACATAACAACATCTAGGCTAGGGGTTGATGATAAGCAGATAAATGCAAATGCGACGGGAGCAGGAATATTTCATATCGTCTCATGTTCGGCCTTAAGGCCAGTCAAACGGGTAGATAAAATCATAGATCTTTTGGGGAAGCTTTCTGAGCAATATCCTGGAGTGTCTTTTGTTTGGTCACATATTGGTGATGGTCCGTTAGAAAAGCAAATTAAAGAATATGCTTTTACAAAACTTTCTCGGAAAGAGAATGTTCAATACAACTTGCTTGGAATGCTTTCTAATGAAGATGTCTATAGTTATTATGAAAGTCATGCAGTTGATGTATTTATCAATGCTAGCGAGTCCGAAGGTGTTCCAGTTTCGATGATGGAGGCGATGAGTTGCCATATTCCTGTTGTGGCTCCAGATGTCGGCGGTATTTCCGACATGATTGAGGATGGATACAACGGAAAATTACTGAGTGAAAAGTCAGAGGTAGATGAATATTTCATTGCCTTTACGGATCTTTCTTTTTTTAAAGATACAGCTATACGGGAAAATGCCTATAAAGTTTTTAAAGATAAATATCTTGCTTCTGAAAATTATAGGCAGTTTATTTTGTATTTGATTCATTTATGTGATGATAGAATTAGATAA
- a CDS encoding capsular polysaccharide synthesis protein, with amino-acid sequence MDNQFTIPQTIWMYWEQGFENAPLVVKKCVESWKRLNPEWDIRLLDETSLTEYVQLDLPEEKISSLLLAHKSDLIRLKLLDAYGGVWADATTYCMKPLDSWLNGVSGTGFFAFDRPGPGRLLSNWFLAAEKHNRIISKWHRLLHEFWDRNTFPKPGRYRQKLVKRVGLHLNGDCQRTKYWFLPLFTKVFKIYPYAVMHFLFERLISNDAESRIIWQKTKKISADGPHALQFAGLLTPLSEEHKKLVDESDAPMFKLTYKGFEAGKYPSSLLWYLLEGRDLEQREQAKK; translated from the coding sequence ATGGATAATCAATTTACTATTCCGCAAACTATCTGGATGTACTGGGAACAAGGGTTCGAAAATGCACCGTTGGTTGTCAAAAAATGTGTTGAATCATGGAAAAGGCTCAACCCAGAATGGGACATTAGACTCTTGGATGAAACCAGTTTGACTGAATACGTCCAACTGGATCTTCCGGAAGAAAAGATCTCTTCTCTTCTTTTGGCACACAAATCTGATCTCATCCGTTTGAAGCTGCTTGATGCCTATGGTGGAGTTTGGGCTGATGCAACGACGTATTGCATGAAGCCTTTGGACTCTTGGCTTAATGGAGTGTCCGGAACAGGTTTCTTTGCATTTGACAGACCAGGGCCTGGGCGATTGCTTTCAAACTGGTTTTTGGCTGCAGAAAAGCACAATAGGATTATTTCCAAATGGCATAGGTTATTACATGAATTTTGGGATAGAAACACTTTTCCGAAACCTGGCAGGTATAGACAAAAACTGGTTAAAAGGGTCGGCCTTCATCTCAATGGTGATTGCCAACGAACAAAGTATTGGTTTTTGCCACTGTTTACGAAGGTCTTTAAAATTTACCCTTATGCTGTAATGCATTTCTTGTTTGAGAGGTTGATCTCCAATGATGCAGAAAGCAGAATTATTTGGCAAAAAACAAAAAAAATAAGTGCTGATGGTCCGCACGCGCTGCAGTTTGCTGGGCTACTGACTCCGTTGAGCGAAGAGCACAAAAAACTTGTGGATGAAAGTGATGCCCCAATGTTCAAACTGACATATAAAGGTTTCGAAGCGGGAAAATATCCTTCATCTTTATTATGGTATCTGTTAGAAGGTAGAGACCTTGAACAAAGAGAGCAGGCCAAAAAATGA